The proteins below come from a single Asanoa ferruginea genomic window:
- a CDS encoding AbfB domain-containing protein, whose amino-acid sequence MNPSRRTAVVALLALVSCFVAPGAAEAAPAKPPPLTTPWTAQALNGTPLPEYPRPQMTRPDWQNLNGEWQLRQSATDDAPQFNTTLPERVNVPFPVESALSGVMRAANDNRNYLFYRRTFTVPAGWSGRRVQLNFGAVDWQTTVWVNGSLIGGHTGGYDAFTFDITPALNGGTNEIVVKVWDPSDTRQNGSLQPIGKQTKTPNGIFYTPSSGIWQTVWLEPTPAASISSVDLTPSLSTNTIRVRVFTRGTVTGHSVLAEALNGSSVVGTAAGGFTEFAVPVPNARRWSPDDPFLYNLRVTLRNGSGSQVDQTIHYFGMREISTGLVNGVRRPLLNGQFVFQTGTLDQGFWPDGVYTAPTDAALAFDLQKHKDLGFNMVRKHIKVEPQRWFYHADRLGVLVWQDVPSLTAQNIDANAAQQAQFETEAREIVDEHRSSPAVIAYTAYNEGWGERSLADTQRVGQNIKNQDPTRLVNVHSGYNCCQSLGNPGNGDIDDWHMYLGPDSPLASSRIAVLGEFGGLGLHTPGHEWSPSGGFFAYEWQANATALTDRYVGLVAGVQNLMLGRGLSAAIYTEITDLEGELNGFVTYDRQVVKMDQARVRAANQSLIAASRSLPVLAPTSLPVNQRRSLQVTTPGFTNRYLRHQNSLAYTEVVTSASPALLKNDATYTVRAGLADASCYSFESVNFPGQFLRHANSRVQNSVNDGSALLRADATWCARTGLTGSGVSLESWNFRGSYLRHYNSEVWLSNGAGGAAYNSPTSWTADSTWNFAAPWAP is encoded by the coding sequence ATGAACCCGTCCCGTCGTACCGCCGTCGTCGCTCTATTGGCCTTGGTTTCTTGTTTTGTGGCGCCCGGCGCCGCCGAGGCCGCACCGGCCAAACCGCCGCCGCTCACCACGCCCTGGACCGCGCAGGCGTTGAACGGCACCCCCTTGCCCGAGTATCCGCGGCCGCAGATGACCCGACCCGACTGGCAGAACCTCAACGGCGAGTGGCAGTTGCGCCAGTCGGCGACCGACGATGCACCGCAGTTCAACACCACGTTGCCGGAGCGGGTCAACGTGCCATTCCCGGTCGAGTCGGCGCTTTCGGGAGTGATGCGGGCGGCCAACGACAACCGCAACTACCTGTTCTACCGGCGCACGTTCACGGTGCCGGCGGGCTGGTCGGGGCGTCGGGTGCAGCTCAACTTCGGCGCTGTCGACTGGCAGACCACGGTCTGGGTCAACGGAAGTTTGATCGGCGGGCACACCGGCGGCTATGACGCGTTCACGTTCGACATCACTCCTGCCTTGAACGGCGGCACGAACGAGATCGTCGTCAAGGTCTGGGACCCGAGCGACACCCGGCAGAACGGCAGCCTCCAGCCGATCGGCAAGCAGACCAAGACGCCGAACGGCATCTTCTACACACCGAGCTCGGGCATCTGGCAGACGGTGTGGCTCGAACCGACCCCGGCGGCGTCGATCAGCTCGGTCGACCTGACGCCGTCGCTTTCCACGAACACCATTCGGGTACGAGTGTTCACCCGCGGCACGGTCACCGGCCACTCGGTGCTGGCCGAGGCACTGAACGGGTCGTCGGTGGTTGGCACTGCCGCCGGTGGCTTCACCGAGTTCGCCGTGCCGGTGCCCAACGCGCGCCGCTGGTCGCCGGACGACCCGTTCCTCTACAACCTGCGGGTGACACTGCGCAACGGGTCCGGCTCCCAGGTCGATCAGACCATTCACTACTTCGGCATGCGGGAGATCAGCACCGGCCTGGTCAACGGGGTGCGGCGGCCACTGCTCAACGGCCAGTTCGTGTTCCAGACCGGCACGCTCGACCAGGGCTTCTGGCCCGACGGCGTGTATACGGCGCCGACCGACGCCGCACTCGCCTTCGACCTCCAGAAGCACAAGGACCTGGGCTTCAACATGGTGCGCAAGCACATCAAGGTGGAGCCGCAGCGCTGGTTCTACCACGCCGATCGGCTGGGCGTGCTGGTCTGGCAGGACGTGCCGTCGCTGACCGCGCAGAACATCGACGCCAACGCGGCGCAGCAGGCCCAGTTCGAGACCGAGGCGCGCGAGATCGTCGACGAGCACCGGTCGTCGCCCGCGGTGATCGCGTACACCGCCTACAACGAGGGTTGGGGCGAGCGGTCGCTGGCCGACACCCAGCGGGTCGGCCAGAACATCAAGAACCAGGACCCGACCCGGCTGGTCAATGTCCACAGTGGCTATAACTGCTGCCAGTCGCTGGGCAACCCGGGCAACGGCGACATCGACGACTGGCACATGTATCTGGGCCCGGACTCCCCGCTCGCCTCGTCCCGGATCGCGGTCCTCGGCGAGTTCGGCGGCCTGGGCCTGCACACGCCCGGTCACGAGTGGAGCCCGAGCGGCGGCTTCTTCGCCTACGAGTGGCAGGCCAACGCGACCGCACTGACCGACCGCTACGTCGGCCTGGTGGCCGGCGTGCAGAACCTGATGCTGGGCCGCGGCCTGTCGGCGGCGATCTACACCGAGATCACCGACCTGGAGGGCGAGCTGAACGGCTTCGTCACCTACGACCGGCAGGTCGTGAAGATGGACCAGGCCCGGGTGCGGGCGGCCAACCAGTCCCTGATCGCGGCGTCCCGGTCGCTGCCGGTGCTGGCGCCGACGTCGCTGCCGGTCAACCAGCGCCGGTCGCTCCAGGTGACCACGCCTGGGTTCACCAACCGCTACCTGCGGCATCAGAACAGCCTGGCCTACACCGAGGTGGTCACGTCGGCGTCGCCGGCACTGCTGAAGAACGACGCGACCTACACGGTCCGGGCGGGCCTGGCCGACGCGTCGTGCTACTCGTTCGAGTCGGTCAACTTCCCGGGCCAGTTCCTCCGCCACGCCAACTCCCGCGTGCAGAACTCGGTCAACGACGGCTCGGCGCTGCT